In Carya illinoinensis cultivar Pawnee chromosome 6, C.illinoinensisPawnee_v1, whole genome shotgun sequence, a single genomic region encodes these proteins:
- the LOC122314303 gene encoding glutamate--glyoxylate aminotransferase 2-like: protein MSPKALDYESLNENVKKVQYAVRGELYLRASELQKEGKKIIFTNVGNPHALGQKPLTFPRQVVALCQAPFLLYDPNVGLLFPADAIAKAKHYLSLTSGGLGAYSDSRGIPGIRKEVAEFIERRDGYPSDPELIFLTDGASKGVMQILNTIIRGEGDGVLVPVPQYPLYSAAISLFGGSLVPYYLEETANWGLDINDLRQSVAAARSKGITVRAMVIINPGNPTGQCLSEANLREILKFCYQEDLVLLGDEVYQQNIYQDERPFISARKVLMEMGPPIRKELQLVSFHSVSKGYWGECGQRGGYFEMTNIPPKTVDEIYKVASVSLSPNVPAQIFMGLMVNPLKPGDISYEQFVRESKGIIESLRRRAWMMTDGFNSCRNVVCNFTEGAMYSFPQIRLPRRAIEAAKRAGKVPDVFYCLKLLEATGISTVPGSGFGQREGVFHLRTTILPAEEEMPAIMDSYKKFNDEFMEQYEDHRGYSRM, encoded by the exons ATGTCTCCAAAGGCATTAGACTACGAGTCACTGAATGAAAATGTGAAGAAGGTCCAATATGCTGTAAGAGGCGAACTGTATCTTCGAGCTTCTGAGCTtcagaaagaagggaaaaag ATTATTTTCACAAATGTTGGTAATCCTCATGCACTAGGACAGAAGCCACTGACATTTCCTCGCCAG GTGGTTGCTCTGTGCCAAGCTCCATTTCTACTGTATGACCCAAATGTTGGTCTGCTTTTTCCTGCTGATGCAATTGCAAAAGCAAAACATTATCTTTCATTAACTTCGGGTGGTCTTG GTGCCTATAGTGACTCCCGAGGTATTCCGGGAATAAGGAAGGAAGTGGCAGAGTTCATTGAAAGGCGTGATGGTTATCCAAG TGACCCAGAACTCATATTTCTCACGGATGGTGCTAGCAAAGGTGTGATGCAGATCTTGAATACCATCATCCGTGGTGAAGGCGATGGG GTTTTGGTTCCAGTACCCCAGTACCCTCTTTACTCAGCCGCAATATCTCTCTTTGGTGGTTCTCTTGTTCCATATTACCTAGAGGAGACAGCTAATTGGGGCCTCGACATTAATGACCTTCGCCAGTCAGTTGCTGCAGCTCGCTCTAAAGGAATAACT GTAAGGGCAATGGTGATTATAAACCCTGGAAACCCCACAGGTCAGTGTCTTAGTGAAGCTAATTTGAGAGAAATACTTAAGTTCTGCTACCAAGAAGACTTAGTCTTGCTTGGAGATGAGGTTTATCAGCAGAACATATACCAGGATGAACGCCCCTTTATTAGTGCTAGAAAG GTTTTAATGGAAATGGGACCACCCATAAGGAAGGAACTCCAGCTTGTGTCTTTCCACAGTGTGTCCAAAGGATATTGGGGTGAATGTGGGCAGCGGGGTGGATACTTTGAGATGACTAACATTCCTCCAAAG ACAGTTGATGAGATATATAAAGTTGCTTCCGTTTCACTCAGCCCAAATGTGCCTGCACAGATATTT aTGGGGCTGATGGTGAATCCACTCAAACCTGGAGATATCTCATATGAGCAATTTGTTCGGGAAAG CAAAGGAATTATTGAATCACTAAGGAGAAGAGCATGGATGATGACTGATGGATTTAATAGCTGCAGAAATGTGGTTTGTAATTTCACAGAAG GTGCCATGTATTCGTTCCCTCAAATACGCTTACCACGAAGAGCAATAGAAGCTGCCAAAAGGGCTGGAAAGGTTCCTGATGTTTTCTATTGTCTCAAACTCTTGGAAGCCACTGGCATTTCAACTGTCCCTGGCTCAGGATTTGGACAGAGAGAAGG GGTCTTCCACTTGAGGACAACCATCTTACCTGCTGAGGAGGAAATGCCTGCAATCATGGACAGTTACAAGAAATTCAATGATGAGTTTATGGAGCAATATGAAGACCATAGAGGTTATTCGAGGATGTAA